The DNA sequence GTTGTTTCTTGCCCTTGAGGCATTACTCTGTGCCTGTAACAATAGAAATGACGGAGAGGACTGATGTGACACTTGCAATGATTGTGGTAATCACAATTTCTCCACCAGCGACTAATTCCAGTTGCTCATCAGTGAGTTCAAGTTGATCGTAATCGGGCTTTGGGGGAATATTCAGATACACATGATCTGGGCTAGTCTGATCGGATACTTGAATGGTGGCTCCTGCCTTAGTATCGAGTGTCGTGCCGAAGGTCTCTTGGATGGTGGCTTCGGGATTGGCCATCAATGCATTCTTGAAGGAGTCATCCTCCCATGAGCGTTTGATGATCTGACTGATCAATTGAGAATTGTCCATTTCTAGATTGGATTTCGATGAAATGAAATCAGGAACTCCCAGGAGGAGTAAGTGAGTTGATGGTTGTATGCATGTGGCAACTGACTATTTAGCAGGTGCCTCGGATCTTCGATTGAATTCGCCTGCAATGGATTTTTTGATCAGGAGACATTGGAGATCCAAGTCCTCCTGACCCATCCGATCCAATTTGAAGGCTACATATTCCATGCAGCTTTTCTGGAAATATTCGGTGATTCGGTCTTGCGAATCGAGGATGAGATGGGCGGAACTGCTGTCAAATTCGAAGCACGGGATGTCCCTTTCGAGCATGGCCTGTCGTTCATTTGCTAGAATCGGCCAATAAATCGGGGCATCCTCACGCATGAGATAGGCCCGAGCCATTAGCTCCAGTTTGATTCCGTAGAGGGTGGCGTCAGACAGATATTGAGGCTTTAGGAGATTTTTCAGGATACTCGCATAGACCTGTGTGGGCCGAAACAAGAACCTGATCAATAACCCCCGAAATTCCTGAAGGGGACTTGCCTCTGAATGGAGCCAGTCTCGATGGTCGGCAAACAGTTGGTGGCATTGCTGAAACCCCCTTAGCAAATCATCCTCATAGGCGGGCAATCGCTTGAAGGTTTCCCCGATGTATGGAATATTGGAAGTCGTCTCATGTGGTCGCTGCATCTTTTCGACACGCATCCGATCGGTATTTTTGTCTACCAGCTTGTCGAGAATGATGGTGATTTTGCCATCTTCGATACTTCCAAATCCTGACAGGGAATCATTGGGAACTGGCCCTCCAGGGATGACCATGGGGAGCAAAGCGGATCTCAGAACCGTATCGGCGATTGTATCTAATCCGGCTTGGCCCGTTTTGGCGATATTCAATTGGGGTTGGAGGAAGGTCTCAAAATCCACAAGTACGGGATGCTCTCCTGATGCGATAATGTTTTCAGCATGGAAGTCAGTACTGTCGAGGAGATACACGATGCCGAGCAAGATCCCCGCTCGCTCGTAATACCGGCTCACTGCCGCCTCATCTTTGCAAGGATCGTTTGGAGCATATTCTATCCACCCATATTCATTTCTTGGGAGGATATCCAGCACCTTGACCTGCGTCGACAGTTGGGAATTGACCCATCTACATAGTTCGTTGTAGGCGAGCCCGACTTTGACACATCGGGGTTTGTAGATCAGCTTGAAGCCATTCGAGAAGGTCAAGATCATGACGCCTTCGCCTCCTTTGTGTGGATCAGAAATATCCAGTGTGATATTTGTCAATCGATCCATTCCCCGAGCTCCTTCGAACAACGATTCGATATCTGCATGATCCGCGGCCAACCGATGGATAAATTGCGAGAAGGCCGCTATGGCCTGCTGCAAGACCGTTCCCATGATCCTAGCCATCATCGGGTATTGGATCAGGAGGTTGGGTAAATGCGTCCCGGTTATCTGGGATATAAACTGGCGATACCTGATATCTGTGGGGTCGCCCTCCGTTTCCTCGGAATTCCCTGCGGAATCCGTCCCTCCCATGAATTGCTCGAACAGGGAAAACAAAACAGTATTCGCAGCTCCAGAAAACCGTTCCAAAGCCGCTTGGATCAATAGTCTTTCCACCCGAGGTTCCAACAGATCCATTTGGCCCTTGCATCGATCGCCAATCGCATCTCTCAATACCCCAAGAAATGGGATGTAGAAGGTGTCAAAGGGTATCGGGTCCGAATCTGGGAGATAAGCTTCAGCTGGAAACTGTGAGGAGTCATATGCCAGAACCTGTCCTATGACAGTCGCCCATTCAGGAATACTGGCTCCTGCCTTCATTTGGACAGGAGACAGCATTTTGTCCAGATCTGACTCGGACAATCCAGCAAATCTCATGAAACGATCCAGCTTCTGCGGGTCCCTAGCGGAACTCAAGGCATTGACCCAATGATGGCGATAAATCAACGCCTGTATACCCGATTCCCCTCGAGACTCAAAATCAGAATGAAGTCGCTCGAATGGTGTGGTAGATTCATTCACCAATCTCTCAATGGTCTCCTTTATTATAGGAGAAGTGGATTGAGGTTGGGAGGGGGTATAGATCGAGTTCATGCCTTGGAATTTTAGGTTTATGCAACTAAGTGCATTGCCTCACGCCAGTATTGGCTTTGGACAGTGATCTCAAGGTATGAGGGAGCAAAAAGAGGGAACTGCCAAAAAAGCTGATCAAGATGACCGGAACTCTTCAGGCTTTTGCGAGGGAGAGATGGGCAAGACGCTTATATGCAGATGATGCAGTCAGCTGAATCCAAGAATCAGTCTGAAATGGTCGCTTGTCTCAGATTGTAGAATCGGAAAATGGTCGTGGATCAAGCGCTTGACTGATTTTGCCGAAAGTGATATATGAGCAAAACGGCTCTTATGGCCCTTTTCAATAGGAATTATGCTTCGTTCAGTAATTTTGGCAAGGCAGTAAGTGCTGGTGTCATTTTAGTCGGACTGGAGGATTTTATATTTATCAAAAGAACACTCACTTGATGTAGCTCTTAGTTAACCAGTCAGACTTATGGGCAAAATGGGAAGTCCGGACAGACGGGATTTGTTGATTCGGATATTGGCTCATTTTGCTTGCTGGAAATCATCGACCTATAATTTTTTTTGGTATGGACATGACCAACAATCAAAAAATTGCTGCCAAGATGTTTGAAAAGGCATGGAAAGATCCCGAGTTCAAATCGGATCTGATTGCCAATCCGGAAGCCACCATCCGAGAGTCATTTGGGCTGGAATTTGAATTGCCTGGAGGCAAGGAACTGGTTGTCGTGGATCAATCTGATGACTCAAAAGTATTTGTCAATATTCCCTCCGAACCTGATTTGGATGAAGTAGAGTTGACAGATGAGGAACTTGAACTCATCGCTGGAGGTGGTGGAACTCCTGATCTCTTGGCCAAAGGCCTGAAATTGTAAAGACTTTTGCACCCTCTTCATTCACCTGTTTCAGTCCGGAAACTAGTCCAACTCAAAAGGTCTTTACTTCGCATCGAGCGCTCCCACAAAGACATACAATATGCTTAAGGACTAGGTGCCTTCAGATCCCCATTCCATCGGATTGATCCTTTTTAGAGGCTATGATATCCTGATGCAATGTGATGGATGATTCCTACTCAAGAAGTGTATCTGATTCTTGGAAGATGTTTATTCAGCGATAGACATGAGATGTTTTTTTGGCTCGAAAGAAAGTGACCTCAAAGCCGTTAGCAGACGCTTCATCAGTCCGTTTTTTTCGGAGATGTGCCTGAGTGTTTGGTTGGCGTTGTTGATCTGCCAGTTGGGATATGCTCAACCTTCCTCTAAATGGATGGAGCGGATAGCCTTGAAAGAGGGGCTCCCATCCAATGGTTCACTAGACGTGATCCAAGATCATAGGGGGTATATTTGGCTGGCGACATACAATGGCGTGGTGAGATATGATGGGTATGATTTTGAGGTCTTCAGGAAAGGATTGTCCCACGAATCCATATTGCCTCCGGTAGGCCGATCATTCACTTCGCTATTGGAAGCTCGCAATGGTTGGATTTGGATGAGTACGTTAGGGGAAGGTTTCTGTGCATTCGATCCTTTCCGTGAACAGTTCATCAACTTTCCCAATGAGTCGCCAGATGGACGGTCCATTAACCATGCACATCGAGTGTTCATGGAAGATTCGGAGGGTAGAGTTTGGCTCGCCGAGCAAGATGAGACCGATCAAGTACATTTCAAGTATATCCATCCTGATTGTCCAGTTCCTGTTGCCTTTTCCCAAGGCTTTAAGTTCGATGCACGTCCGATCTATGGTGGGGTATTGCTGGAAGCCCAAGATGGCTCAATCTGGATGCATCGTTCGGATGAAGGGGTGTTTCGCTGGAAATCAGGACAAGCCGAATTTGAGAGAGTCCTTGATGGTTCAGGAGAATTTTTATTGAGTGGGTATACAATCAACTATCTGCATCCAGCCGATGGAGGTATATGGATTGGGACAGATTCAGGATTAAAATGGTATGATCCCTATCGCGCTTCTTTGGGGCAGCTTCCCCCGAAGCTCGAATCTGAACCGGCGATTCAATCAGGCGCTATCACATTCGTTGAGCAAGATTCCGTGGGTAACCTCTGGATAGGTTCAGAGACTGCAGGAATTTTCAAATATTCACCTACCTCGGACCTCGTTTCCCATTTTCCCGTTTTCCAAGATCATCCATCACACCCTTCGATCATCGTAAGACCCATCGCATCCAATCGTGAGGAAATTTGGTTTGTCTCCGATACACGAGAGTTCCAAGTATTTCCTCGTGAATTCTGGTGCTATCGCTTTTCTACCGGGAAACTTATTGCCTATGGATCGGATTTCAATCGAACATCCAATGAGACCGTCACGGCATTTTCCGATTTCATGGTGGACCGATCTGGGGGGATTTGGGTAGCAGACATTTTGGGCACACAACGCGAGCACCAATTGCCCGGAAGATTGGATATCTGGACAGTAGGCATGTCAGGACGAGTAGATCTCCAGACAGATTCGGTCATCCAAGTGCAGGCGGATTCGGCAGGGAATGTCTGGGTAATGGGCCATGAGGCAATCTTCGTATTTGACGATACGCTTTCCTCCTTCCGCAGGTATTCCCCAAAAGTTAATCGGACCTTGGTTTTCCATACCTTCCTCGAAGACTCCAAAGGAAATCTATGGATAGGGTCCAATTTGGGCCTATGGCGATATCTTCCCCAATCCAATGAATGGAGCCTTGAGATTTCGGCAGGCTCAGGGCAATCTGGGGTAGATCCATTGTTTGTTGATGACAAAGGTTGGATGTGGTATCAACATACGATGGCCTCCTATGGAAGAAACTTCGGAATAAGCCTAGGAGCTATTTCCACACAATCATTGGCTATTGTAGTAGGCCAAAATTCCCCCACAGCGCAATCGCTTGATGGGCAATTCTTTACCGATGGGCTCAAAGATTCACAAGGCCGATTGTGGATCTCCACGTTAAGTGGATTATTTCTCCTGAACAAGGATCAAAAGCAATTCTTGCCCTTCCCTTCCCAGTCCTTATCTAGTTGTGAGTTGACGAGTGAGCTGGTTCATTTCCTGTTTGAGGATAAGCAAGGAGGCCTTTTCGCGGCGACGTATGACGAGGGATTGAACCGATGGGACCAAGGAGAGTCCTGCTTCACGAATTGGCGGGAGGTTTATGGAATGGAAATCGTCATGTGTGCTCTGGAGGATGAAAAGGGGATGAAGTGGCTGGGCACCAATCGTGGGGAAGGCCTGTTCAAAATGGGAGCAGAAGGGGAAATACTCGGAATTTATGGGCCCGAAAATGGGTTGGCTGGACATGAAGTTTCAGTGATGGCCATCGACTCAGCAGGAGGCCTTTGGATTCCCTCTGTAAATGGTATTGCACGATTTGACCCCCAAAAAGAACACGCAACCATTTACGGGGAAGCCTATGGGATTGCTGCATACACTCCTGATACTCACAATGAGCAATACCGCAACATGCTCGTCGATTCTCAGGGGAATATCTGGTACAATACCTATGATCAGGTGGTGCGGATCATTCCCCGACAGATTCAGCAAGAAGATTCTGTTGCACCTGCTACTTTGATCGAAGCGATCAGACTAGGAAATCAGTGGTTGAGTTCCCCTGACTCACAATTTCTGGATACTCATATCTCTCTTCAAAAGGACCTTGAGCTTCCTTATAATTACCGGAATATTTCATTCCGCTTCATTGGATTGCATTTTGGGCATTCCGAAAACAATTTATATCGTTTCCGAATGTCGGGGATGGAAGAGGAGTGGAGCGAACCTTCCTCGATTCGACATGCGAGGTACGCAGGAATACCACCAGGGAATTATTCCTTCCAAGTTCAATCTTGCAATGCAGATGGCTTCTGGGATCAGGCGGGAACCGCCATTCGCATTCGGATTCTTCCCCCTTGGTGGATGACCTACTGGGCCTATGGGGGATATTCGTTGATTGCTCTGCTGTGCATTCTATTGGGGTTCTATTGGTTTTCCAAAGAGCAGACAGCCAAGCTCATCCGTCAGGCTCAAGAGTTGGAAGATGAGCGGCGTAGAACCGAGCAGCTTCGAGAATTGGACCAGTTGAAGGATCAATTTTTGGCCAATACCTCTCATGAATTACGGACTCCACTGAATGGAATTATTGGGTTATCTGAGGGTATTTACGAGCGTTCCGACAAGCCTGCGGATATGAATGATCTGGCGCTGGTGATTTCCTCGGGAAAGCGATTGCATCATTTGGTGGATGAATTGCTCGATTTTTCCAAGTTAAAACAGGGAGAACTGACGATTTCTCAAGCTTCTGTGGATTTAACCTGCGAGGTAGAATTGGCCTTTCAAATGAGTAAACCTTTGGTTCGAGACAAGGCCATTGACATGCACATGCACTTTCCCGAGGATTTTCCAGCTGTTTGGTCCGACCCACTCAGGCTACAGCAGATCCTCATTAATCTGATCGGGAATGCCGTGAAATTCACCGAACAAGGAAGTATTTCAGTGACTGGATCTGTTTCTGGGGATTGGGTAAAAGTTCAAGTGGTCGATACGGGAATCGGGATTTCCTCAGACAAGCAAGGTCGAATATTCGAAGCATTTAAGCAGGCAGACGGATCTACTGTCCGAAAATATGGAGGCACTGGTCTTGGGTTGTCTATCACTCGCCAATTGGTGGAACTTCATGGCGGTCAGATCGGAGTTGAAAGCCAGTTGGGGGCTGGAAGTACATTTTGGTTTACCCTCCCTGTTTCAAGGAGTACAGACCCGGTTGTCAATGTCATGGATTTGGAAAAGGATCGTGTTATTCCTTTGCCAGAGATTGACACTCCATTGGACCAAGTCGAGACTATTGAAATGGCGGGCTCATCCGGTTCCGATCGGGACTCCTCCAATCTGTTTAGGATATTGATCGTGGACGATGAACCGGTCAATTTGCATGTGATGAAGAGTCATCTAAGCATGGGAGGCTTTGAATTGGTGTTTGCCGAGGATGGTCAAGCTGCATTGGATCTGCTGGAAAGCACTCATTCGTTTGATCTTGTGCTATTGGATGTCATGATGCCGAATATGTCTGGATATGAAGTTTGCCGGCGGATTCGCATGCAGCATTTACCTTCAGAATTACCCATCATCATGGTTACGGCCAAGAATCAGGTGAATGATTTGGTCACAGGTCTTAGCAAGGGAGCTAATGACTATCTGGCTAAGCCTTTCTCCAAAAAAGAACTGCTTGCCAGAATCAAAACCCATCTAGAATTGAACCAAATCTTCCACATCGCGGACCGATTCATCCCCAATGAATTCATCCGATCTCTCGGTCATGAGCGACTGACTGATGTCAAACTTGGAGATGCAGTTGCTCGGGAAGTAAGCGTCATGTTTTCCGATATCAGAAGCTACACTTCCTTGGCTGAATCAATGACGCCAGAGGATGTTTTCGCCTTTGTCATGGGATATACCGCTAGGATGGGGCCTGTAATTCAGCGTAATCAAGGATTTGTCAATCAATATTTAGGGGATGGGATCATGGCGATCTTTCAGGATCAAGTGGATGATGCCTTAGCTGCCATGGTGGAAATGCAGGAAGTACTTCGTGCTTACAACTTGGAGCGAGCGTCCAAGGATCGAGTGCCAATTGCTGTGGGAATGGGGCTTCATTCGGGGCCACTGATCATGGGGATTATAGGGGACAAAACTCGATCCGACGCAGCTACGATCTCAGACACGGTCAATACTGCCGCTAGAATGGAAGGCCTGACCAAGGTCTTTGGTGCCAATATTCTGATCAGCGGGGAATCCTATCGAAACATGCGGAATCCAGAATTCTACACCTTTCGGTATCTGGGCAAGACCTCGGTGAAGGGCAAGCAGTCTTTGGTGGAATTGTATGAATGTGTCGATGGAGATCCAAGTCTGGTCCGGGAGAAAAAGCAACAAACCCATCATGAATTCGCCAAGGCAATCGCATGTTTCTACACCCGACAATATCCCGGCGCAATCAGGTTGCTCACTGAACTCATCGAGGAAAACCCCGAGGATCGGGTCGCTCAGTATTTCCTGAAGCGAGCCCAAACCCATGTGGCACAGGTGATATCATGAGTAAATTTCTTTCAGAAGATCGGCTGGATACCGCTGGAAATAGGAGTTGAATACTTTGGAGAAATAATGAGAATCCTTGAACCCGACTGCCCAAGACACCTCAGAAACAGTTCGGTACTTAAAACTCTCCATCAGGCGTTTTGCGGTATTCATCCGCTGATCCCTCAAATAGATATTGGGTGTTTTTCCTGTTAGGCGTTTCACTTTTCGGAATAGCTGGCGCTCGCTGATGGCCATCATGTAGGACAGTTCGGCTAAGTTGAAATCGCTTCTGGATAGATTTTGCTCAATCAATTGCTCAAGCTTTTCGAGCCATTGAAGATCCTCGGTATTCATGGTTTTCCCACTCTCTTCTTTTCGAGTTCCCCATTCACTGCGTTCATTTGCAGAATGCACGAGTGAATGTAAATGCCTGTTGAGCGTATCTGCATCTACCGGCAATGGCAAGAAAAGGTCGGCGCCCAATTTGGTGGTTCTGAAATGATGGGACACTTTCAGCTTCTCTCCCAAAATAAGCATCGGGATTTTTTTCCAGGCAAGGTGCGATTTGATCTCCTTGAGTAATCGAAATTGGTCTAGGTGATAGATAGAGCCTTGCAAGATGATGAAATCAATTTTGCGTTTGTATTTATTCAGCAAGTCGAAGGCTTCTTGGCAATCCCGAGCCAGCAAATTTTCGGAAAAGGGCTCTAATTGAGATTGGATTTGCTGAAGGGTGTGTTCCTGATAAGATATGATCAATCCACGAGCATGGTATGATTCTGACTGAGTGGGCTCGGAAAGAGCTGGGGGGGGATCGGCCTGCTGGGTTTGAGAATGGTTGGGAAGTGGCCGCTGTGCAAGGGGAAACTCAAAGCTTGAAAGGCTGCCTTTGCCTTCTAAAGATCTAAATGTGATTTGTCCGCCGAGGATCAGCGCATATTGCTGTAACAATATCGGAATGAAAAGTTGAGCGGTGGCATCTGGCATGGCCTTGATCGAGGTACTAGGGGAGAGGGCGGCTGGATCTACACTAGCATCTTCCACGAGGATATGGACCCTACTCGGCAATTCTTCCTCCTTGATCGTGATAATGACTTGGCTATAATTGGGCGAAAGTTGGATCGCTCGTTCTACCAGTTTCTGGAAAATGTCGTTTAGGATTTCCGGGTTACAGATGATTTCGGTGTCTTTACCCAGTTGATTGTTGAACCCTAGATGGATATTGCGCCTGCTGCTTTCCTTCAAAATCTGCTGGTAACATCTATTGAAGAATAAATATGCGGGAATTACCCGGTGCTCCTGCTGCGCTTTTCGCATTTTGCAGGTAGACAACCCGATGGTTTCTTCCACCATTTGAACCAACTGGTTGCTTTGTTCAACTGCAATCCTAGATGCTTTTTGAATATTCGAATTAGCCTTTCCCAACCGATTGTCCATAATGGCGTGATTGTAGGCAATGATTCGAGATAAGGGATGTAGAAAGGCTTGAAGCACATTCTGAAAAAAGATCTGGGATTGGGAAGCCGAAGCCTCTGAATTCGTTGGTGCAAAAAGCTGATCCATCAAATCACTTTGGGAACGGTAATCCATAACTAGCTAGGTTAGTCGTATCAAAAAATTATGACCAAGCGAGGAACATACAAGTGAGCAAGAAAGATATTAGAGAGTCATCCGATGCCGGTTTTGGTTAGACCATTTGCGGGTATGACTCAGAAGGCGCGCTAGATATCGGCCTTGTTGATGAAAAAATGAAAGATGAGTTCCACAGATTGTGCGGTAAATGATGTCGTATTGGAATGCAGGCTTTTGACAGTTTTAACCCCAAGGCTTTTTCCGATCTTTTGTGGGCAATAGCATTGATTAGGAGGGATCATCTGTGGATGATGGATGGTCTTTTCCTTCAAATCAGGTCCGACCATTCTGCCATTTCCATTCATAAATCCCCAAATTGCCTCTATTTAAAGTTTTTCTCAGACATGGCTGCGAGTAGATTGGATGCTTCGCGAACTATGTCTGTTCAAGACAGTTTCAATGCTACGTTGGCTGAATCTTGGCTATGCCGCTTTAGCTCCCTATTCTAAAGACGGTAGATAGCAGTAGGCACATCCGTAGGTAAGATGAACTGGATTTTTTCGATATAATCCAAATATGTCAAATTACAACGAATATAATCTTTTTCTAAAGCCAAAGATTTATACGCTCGATCGGTATTCTCAATATGAAAAAAATATTCCAATAATTATATCTGCGAATAATGATTTTGCCTGAATATATAACATGCCGTAATTAATATTGAATAGTATTTTTTTATAGAGGGAAAGGAAAGAATTTTATCAATCTACTGCGGTCAAGGATACTGCCATTTCCTCTAATTCTCATATTCGAATGAGGATCGAAAAGTAGCATATCAGAATTGCGAATCAATGCGGAGGAATGGAAATAAAAATAAATGATCCCGAATACATTTTGAGATATTTTCCGACATCTTATCGATTATTAAATAGGTAAATATCCCAATTTCACCAAAAAACAAAAGACGCTACAAGACCATTCCTGTAGCGTCCTCGAGTGTGCCATTTTCATGGACTTTCCTTTACACAAGAACTTTTTTCAATTCATCTTCAATGAGGCTGGAAACCACCTGGCCAGAAATCAGGGATGGCGGTACACCGGGTCCCGGAACTGTCAAGTGCCCCGTATAGTAAAGGTTGGAGACCTTCTTGGATTTTAGGCGTGGCTTGAAGAATGCTGTTTGATTCAGCGTATTGGCTAGACCGTAGGCATTTCCTTTGAAGGAATGATAATCTTTCTCAAAATCGGACATGGCATAACTCCGCTTGATGGTGAGTTTGCTGCGAATATCCGTTCCTGTAAATCGCTCCAATCGATCCATGATCTTGGTGAAACAGGCCTCTCGGAGTTCTTCTGAATCTTCCAATCCAGGAGCCAATGGGACGAGCAGGAATACATTTTCCTTTCCTTCTGGTGCAACTGAAGCATCGGTCTTGGAAGGTACACATGCGTAAAAAAGTGGTTTCTTCGGCCACTGAGGATCGTGGTAAATCTCCTGTGCATGTGCGTCGAAATCCTCGTCGAAGAACAAGTTGTGATGCTTGAGGTTTGGAACCTTGCCATCCACTCCGAGATAGTACAGCAAGCTCGAAGGCGACATGGTCCTATTTTCCCAGTATTGAGGGGAGTATTGACGATGCGGAGTATCTAGCAATACCTGATCGGTGTGACGATAATCGCTGTTGGCTACCACGATGTCAGCCTTCAGTACCCCTGAAGCAGTTTCGACGTGTGTTGCTTTGCCATTGGAAACCCCAATTTTCAGGACTTCTTCGTTGAGTTTAATCTCAACCCCTTGCTCCTCGGCAACTGCGACCATTGCCTGCACGATTTGATTCATTCCGCCCATCGGATACCAAGTACCCAGTTTGAGATCGGCATGATTCATCATACTGTACAAAGCAGGAGTATTCTGGGGAGTCGCCCCAAGGAAAAGAACCGGGAATTCTAGAATTTTCAGCAACTTGGGATGTGAGAAATAGGATCTCACATGCTTGCTCATGGATTGGAACATTTGAATCCGGAAGCTCTCTCTGATCAATCTGAAGTCGATGAATTCAGTGATATTCAGAGAAGGCCTATGAACGTAGTCCCGCATCCCAACTTCATATTTGTAGGCGGCTTGTTCAAGGAATTGGTGGAGCTTGGGACCGGAACCCGGTTCAAGCTGTTCAAATATTTTGGCCAAATCCGAGACAA is a window from the Pontibacter sp. G13 genome containing:
- a CDS encoding NHLP leader peptide family RiPP precursor encodes the protein MDNSQLISQIIKRSWEDDSFKNALMANPEATIQETFGTTLDTKAGATIQVSDQTSPDHVYLNIPPKPDYDQLELTDEQLELVAGGEIVITTIIASVTSVLSVISIVTGTE
- a CDS encoding type 2 lanthipeptide synthetase LanM family protein; its protein translation is MNSIYTPSQPQSTSPIIKETIERLVNESTTPFERLHSDFESRGESGIQALIYRHHWVNALSSARDPQKLDRFMRFAGLSESDLDKMLSPVQMKAGASIPEWATVIGQVLAYDSSQFPAEAYLPDSDPIPFDTFYIPFLGVLRDAIGDRCKGQMDLLEPRVERLLIQAALERFSGAANTVLFSLFEQFMGGTDSAGNSEETEGDPTDIRYRQFISQITGTHLPNLLIQYPMMARIMGTVLQQAIAAFSQFIHRLAADHADIESLFEGARGMDRLTNITLDISDPHKGGEGVMILTFSNGFKLIYKPRCVKVGLAYNELCRWVNSQLSTQVKVLDILPRNEYGWIEYAPNDPCKDEAAVSRYYERAGILLGIVYLLDSTDFHAENIIASGEHPVLVDFETFLQPQLNIAKTGQAGLDTIADTVLRSALLPMVIPGGPVPNDSLSGFGSIEDGKITIILDKLVDKNTDRMRVEKMQRPHETTSNIPYIGETFKRLPAYEDDLLRGFQQCHQLFADHRDWLHSEASPLQEFRGLLIRFLFRPTQVYASILKNLLKPQYLSDATLYGIKLELMARAYLMREDAPIYWPILANERQAMLERDIPCFEFDSSSAHLILDSQDRITEYFQKSCMEYVAFKLDRMGQEDLDLQCLLIKKSIAGEFNRRSEAPAK
- a CDS encoding NHLP leader peptide family RiPP precursor codes for the protein MDMTNNQKIAAKMFEKAWKDPEFKSDLIANPEATIRESFGLEFELPGGKELVVVDQSDDSKVFVNIPSEPDLDEVELTDEELELIAGGGGTPDLLAKGLKL
- a CDS encoding ATP-binding protein, encoding MRCFFGSKESDLKAVSRRFISPFFSEMCLSVWLALLICQLGYAQPSSKWMERIALKEGLPSNGSLDVIQDHRGYIWLATYNGVVRYDGYDFEVFRKGLSHESILPPVGRSFTSLLEARNGWIWMSTLGEGFCAFDPFREQFINFPNESPDGRSINHAHRVFMEDSEGRVWLAEQDETDQVHFKYIHPDCPVPVAFSQGFKFDARPIYGGVLLEAQDGSIWMHRSDEGVFRWKSGQAEFERVLDGSGEFLLSGYTINYLHPADGGIWIGTDSGLKWYDPYRASLGQLPPKLESEPAIQSGAITFVEQDSVGNLWIGSETAGIFKYSPTSDLVSHFPVFQDHPSHPSIIVRPIASNREEIWFVSDTREFQVFPREFWCYRFSTGKLIAYGSDFNRTSNETVTAFSDFMVDRSGGIWVADILGTQREHQLPGRLDIWTVGMSGRVDLQTDSVIQVQADSAGNVWVMGHEAIFVFDDTLSSFRRYSPKVNRTLVFHTFLEDSKGNLWIGSNLGLWRYLPQSNEWSLEISAGSGQSGVDPLFVDDKGWMWYQHTMASYGRNFGISLGAISTQSLAIVVGQNSPTAQSLDGQFFTDGLKDSQGRLWISTLSGLFLLNKDQKQFLPFPSQSLSSCELTSELVHFLFEDKQGGLFAATYDEGLNRWDQGESCFTNWREVYGMEIVMCALEDEKGMKWLGTNRGEGLFKMGAEGEILGIYGPENGLAGHEVSVMAIDSAGGLWIPSVNGIARFDPQKEHATIYGEAYGIAAYTPDTHNEQYRNMLVDSQGNIWYNTYDQVVRIIPRQIQQEDSVAPATLIEAIRLGNQWLSSPDSQFLDTHISLQKDLELPYNYRNISFRFIGLHFGHSENNLYRFRMSGMEEEWSEPSSIRHARYAGIPPGNYSFQVQSCNADGFWDQAGTAIRIRILPPWWMTYWAYGGYSLIALLCILLGFYWFSKEQTAKLIRQAQELEDERRRTEQLRELDQLKDQFLANTSHELRTPLNGIIGLSEGIYERSDKPADMNDLALVISSGKRLHHLVDELLDFSKLKQGELTISQASVDLTCEVELAFQMSKPLVRDKAIDMHMHFPEDFPAVWSDPLRLQQILINLIGNAVKFTEQGSISVTGSVSGDWVKVQVVDTGIGISSDKQGRIFEAFKQADGSTVRKYGGTGLGLSITRQLVELHGGQIGVESQLGAGSTFWFTLPVSRSTDPVVNVMDLEKDRVIPLPEIDTPLDQVETIEMAGSSGSDRDSSNLFRILIVDDEPVNLHVMKSHLSMGGFELVFAEDGQAALDLLESTHSFDLVLLDVMMPNMSGYEVCRRIRMQHLPSELPIIMVTAKNQVNDLVTGLSKGANDYLAKPFSKKELLARIKTHLELNQIFHIADRFIPNEFIRSLGHERLTDVKLGDAVAREVSVMFSDIRSYTSLAESMTPEDVFAFVMGYTARMGPVIQRNQGFVNQYLGDGIMAIFQDQVDDALAAMVEMQEVLRAYNLERASKDRVPIAVGMGLHSGPLIMGIIGDKTRSDAATISDTVNTAARMEGLTKVFGANILISGESYRNMRNPEFYTFRYLGKTSVKGKQSLVELYECVDGDPSLVREKKQQTHHEFAKAIACFYTRQYPGAIRLLTELIEENPEDRVAQYFLKRAQTHVAQVIS
- a CDS encoding helix-turn-helix domain-containing protein — its product is MDYRSQSDLMDQLFAPTNSEASASQSQIFFQNVLQAFLHPLSRIIAYNHAIMDNRLGKANSNIQKASRIAVEQSNQLVQMVEETIGLSTCKMRKAQQEHRVIPAYLFFNRCYQQILKESSRRNIHLGFNNQLGKDTEIICNPEILNDIFQKLVERAIQLSPNYSQVIITIKEEELPSRVHILVEDASVDPAALSPSTSIKAMPDATAQLFIPILLQQYALILGGQITFRSLEGKGSLSSFEFPLAQRPLPNHSQTQQADPPPALSEPTQSESYHARGLIISYQEHTLQQIQSQLEPFSENLLARDCQEAFDLLNKYKRKIDFIILQGSIYHLDQFRLLKEIKSHLAWKKIPMLILGEKLKVSHHFRTTKLGADLFLPLPVDADTLNRHLHSLVHSANERSEWGTRKEESGKTMNTEDLQWLEKLEQLIEQNLSRSDFNLAELSYMMAISERQLFRKVKRLTGKTPNIYLRDQRMNTAKRLMESFKYRTVSEVSWAVGFKDSHYFSKVFNSYFQRYPADLLKEIYS